A single window of Pseudomonas marginalis DNA harbors:
- a CDS encoding ABC transporter ATP-binding protein/permease — MNQNAEYSAVNDAVRGQFFRRTWAMITPYWRSEEKGKAWLLLAVVIGLSLFSVAISVWLNHWYKDFYNALENKDTAAFWQQIVYFCGIATVAILGAVYRLYLTQMLTIRWRAWLTEKYFARWLGNKNYYQLEQGGYTDNPDQRISEDLNSFTLNTLSLGLGLLRNVVSLVSFSIILWGVSGSIEVFGITIPGYMFWCALVYAGVGSWLTHLIGRRLIGLSNQQQRFEADLRFSMVRVRENAESIALYNGEPNEHQRLSARFGKVWHNYWDIMKVSKRLTFFTAGYEQIAIVFAFIVAAPRYFSGKIELGELMQINSAFGNVQGNFSWFISAYADLAGWRATSDRLLSFQQAMRENEQRPAAIDVSAEGERLVVQGLGLNLVDGRHLLTDANMIVEPGQRVMLSGRSGSGKSTLLRAMGHLWPAGHGSIRLPARRYLFLPQKPYLPIGTLKAVLSYPQDDSVYSAERYAQVLETCRLPHLVGRLDEANHWQRMLSPGEQQRLAFARALLFAPQWLYMDEATSAMDEEDEATLYQALIDELPGLSIVSVGHRSSLKRFHGRHVRIEGGWLQEQPVA, encoded by the coding sequence ATGAATCAGAACGCTGAGTACTCTGCGGTCAATGACGCTGTGCGTGGGCAATTTTTTCGCCGAACCTGGGCGATGATCACGCCTTATTGGCGAAGTGAAGAGAAGGGCAAGGCCTGGTTGTTGCTCGCCGTGGTGATTGGCCTGTCGCTGTTCAGCGTGGCCATTTCCGTGTGGCTCAACCACTGGTACAAGGACTTCTACAACGCCCTGGAAAACAAGGACACCGCCGCCTTCTGGCAACAGATCGTTTACTTCTGCGGTATCGCCACGGTGGCGATTCTCGGCGCGGTCTACCGTCTCTACCTCACTCAGATGCTGACCATTCGCTGGCGTGCATGGCTCACCGAAAAGTATTTTGCCCGCTGGCTTGGCAACAAGAACTACTACCAGCTGGAGCAGGGCGGCTACACCGATAACCCGGACCAGCGGATTTCCGAAGACCTCAACAGCTTTACCCTGAACACCCTGAGTCTTGGCCTTGGGCTGCTGCGCAATGTGGTCAGCCTGGTGTCGTTCTCCATCATCCTGTGGGGCGTGTCGGGCAGTATTGAAGTGTTCGGTATCACCATCCCCGGCTACATGTTCTGGTGTGCATTGGTCTATGCCGGTGTCGGCAGTTGGCTGACCCATCTGATCGGTCGTCGTTTGATCGGCTTGAGCAACCAGCAGCAACGCTTCGAAGCGGACTTGCGTTTCTCCATGGTGCGGGTGCGGGAGAATGCCGAGAGCATCGCCCTGTACAACGGCGAACCTAATGAGCATCAGCGGTTGAGCGCGCGGTTCGGGAAGGTCTGGCATAACTACTGGGACATCATGAAGGTGTCCAAGCGCCTGACGTTCTTCACTGCCGGCTATGAACAGATTGCGATCGTCTTTGCGTTTATCGTGGCTGCCCCGCGCTACTTTTCCGGCAAGATCGAACTGGGCGAACTGATGCAAATCAACTCGGCGTTCGGCAACGTGCAGGGCAACTTCAGCTGGTTTATCAGCGCGTACGCCGACCTGGCCGGCTGGCGCGCGACCAGCGATCGTCTACTGAGTTTTCAGCAGGCCATGCGTGAAAACGAGCAACGCCCAGCTGCCATCGACGTCAGCGCAGAGGGCGAGCGTCTTGTGGTGCAAGGGCTGGGCTTGAACCTGGTGGATGGTCGCCACCTGCTGACCGACGCCAACATGATCGTTGAGCCGGGCCAGCGCGTCATGCTCAGCGGCCGTTCCGGCAGCGGCAAAAGTACCTTGCTGCGCGCCATGGGACATCTCTGGCCGGCTGGTCACGGCAGCATTCGCCTGCCGGCCAGGCGTTACCTGTTCCTGCCGCAGAAGCCCTATCTGCCGATCGGCACACTCAAGGCGGTGTTGAGTTATCCACAGGACGACAGCGTCTATTCGGCAGAACGTTATGCACAGGTCCTGGAAACCTGTCGCCTGCCGCACCTGGTGGGTCGCCTGGATGAAGCCAACCATTGGCAACGCATGCTCTCGCCCGGCGAGCAACAGCGCTTGGCCTTTGCCCGAGCCTTGTTGTTCGCGCCGCAATGGCTCTATATGGACGAAGCGACATCGGCCATGGATGAAGAGGATGAGGCGACGTTGTATCAGGCGTTGATTGATGAATTGCCTGGGTTGAGCATTGTCAGCGTCGGCCATCGCAGCAGCCTCAAGCGCTTCCATGGGCGGCATGTGCGGATCGAGGGTGGGTGGCTTCAAGAGCAACCTGTGGCCTGA
- a CDS encoding alpha/beta hydrolase, which translates to MRETPVLIDGPVGQLEALYLDHPEPRGLALICHPNPVQGGTMLNKVVSTLQRTARDAGLITLRFNYRGVGASAGTHDMSTGEVDDAEAAATWLREKHPDLPITLLGFSFGGYVAASLGGRLEAKGEKLAHLFMVAAAVMRLRDTDVLPHSCPLTLIQPETDEVVDPQTVYDWSAALKRPHELLKVAECGHFFHGKLTDLKDLVLPRLSN; encoded by the coding sequence ATGCGTGAAACCCCCGTTTTGATCGATGGCCCGGTAGGCCAATTGGAAGCCCTGTACCTGGATCACCCCGAGCCACGTGGCCTGGCGCTGATCTGCCACCCTAATCCGGTGCAGGGCGGGACCATGCTCAATAAAGTCGTTTCGACTCTGCAACGCACGGCTCGCGATGCCGGGTTGATTACTTTGCGTTTCAATTACCGTGGCGTCGGCGCGAGTGCCGGCACCCACGACATGAGCACCGGTGAAGTGGACGATGCCGAAGCGGCTGCCACCTGGCTGCGTGAAAAGCACCCCGACCTGCCGATCACCCTGCTCGGTTTTTCCTTTGGCGGCTACGTGGCGGCCAGCCTCGGCGGCCGCCTGGAAGCCAAAGGCGAAAAGCTCGCGCACCTGTTCATGGTCGCCGCGGCGGTGATGCGCCTGCGCGATACCGATGTGCTGCCCCACAGCTGCCCGTTGACCCTGATCCAGCCGGAAACCGACGAAGTGGTCGACCCGCAAACCGTCTACGACTGGTCCGCCGCCTTGAAACGCCCCCATGAGCTGCTGAAAGTGGCAGAATGCGGGCACTTTTTTCATGGCAAGCTCACCGATCTCAAGGATCTGGTGCTGCCGCGCCTCTCGAATTGA
- a CDS encoding tryptophan--tRNA ligase, with amino-acid sequence MTTRTRILTGITTTGTPHLGNYAGAIRPAILASQDANADSFYFLADYHALIKCDDPQRIQRSRMEIAATWLAGGLDVNRVTFYRQSDIPEIPELTWLLTCVAAKGLLNRAHAYKASVDKNVETGEDPDAGITMGLYSYPVLMAADILMFNAHKVPVGRDQIQHVEMARDIGQRFNHLFGNGKEFFTMPEALIEESVATLPGLDGRKMSKSYDNTIPLFTSAKDMKDAISRIVTDSRAPGEAKDPDNSHLFTLYQAFASKAQEEEFRAELLQGLGWGEAKNRLFQLLDGQLGEARERYHQLMSRPSDMEDLLQVGARKARAVAAPFLAELREAVGLRSFVEQAAAPVAVKKKAAKAARFVSFREDDGSFRFRLLAADGEQLLLSRNFADGKAAGAVTKQLQSGAALDVRSEALSFSVWLDGAAVADSAEFTDAASRDAAIAALRIALTPIED; translated from the coding sequence ATGACGACTCGTACCCGTATCCTCACCGGCATCACCACCACCGGCACGCCGCACCTGGGCAACTACGCTGGTGCGATCCGCCCGGCGATCCTGGCCAGCCAGGATGCCAATGCCGACTCCTTCTACTTCCTGGCCGACTACCACGCCCTGATCAAATGCGATGACCCGCAGCGCATCCAGCGCTCGCGTATGGAAATCGCCGCGACCTGGCTGGCCGGTGGCCTGGATGTGAACCGGGTGACCTTCTATCGTCAGTCCGACATCCCGGAAATCCCCGAGCTGACCTGGCTGCTGACCTGCGTCGCCGCCAAGGGGCTGCTCAACCGCGCCCATGCCTACAAGGCCTCGGTGGACAAGAACGTGGAGACCGGCGAAGACCCGGATGCGGGCATCACCATGGGCCTGTACAGCTACCCGGTGCTGATGGCGGCGGACATCCTGATGTTCAACGCGCACAAAGTGCCGGTGGGCCGCGACCAGATCCAGCACGTGGAAATGGCCCGCGACATCGGCCAGCGCTTCAATCACCTGTTCGGCAACGGTAAAGAATTCTTCACCATGCCCGAGGCGTTGATCGAGGAAAGCGTTGCCACCTTGCCGGGCCTGGATGGCCGCAAGATGTCCAAGAGCTACGACAACACCATCCCGTTGTTCACCAGCGCCAAGGACATGAAAGACGCCATCTCGCGCATCGTCACCGACTCGCGCGCCCCTGGCGAAGCCAAGGACCCGGATAACTCACACCTGTTCACCCTGTACCAGGCGTTTGCGAGCAAGGCCCAGGAAGAAGAATTCCGCGCCGAACTGCTGCAAGGCCTGGGCTGGGGCGAGGCGAAGAACCGTCTGTTCCAGCTGCTTGATGGTCAGCTCGGCGAAGCGCGCGAGCGTTACCACCAGTTGATGTCGCGCCCTTCGGACATGGAAGACCTGTTGCAGGTCGGCGCCAGGAAAGCCCGTGCCGTCGCCGCGCCATTCCTGGCCGAGTTGCGTGAAGCGGTGGGCCTGCGTTCGTTCGTCGAACAGGCAGCAGCGCCGGTCGCGGTCAAGAAGAAGGCCGCGAAGGCCGCGCGTTTCGTGAGCTTCCGTGAAGACGACGGCAGCTTCCGCTTCCGCTTGTTGGCCGCCGATGGCGAGCAATTGCTGCTGTCGCGCAATTTTGCCGATGGTAAAGCGGCCGGCGCAGTCACCAAGCAACTGCAAAGTGGTGCTGCGCTGGACGTACGCAGCGAGGCCCTGAGCTTCAGCGTATGGCTGGACGGTGCCGCAGTGGCCGACAGCGCCGAGTTCACCGATGCCGCATCCCGTGATGCCGCCATTGCAGCCCTGCGCATTGCGTTGACCCCAATCGAGGATTAA
- the zapE gene encoding cell division protein ZapE has translation MTPLERYQADLKRPEFFHDAAQETAVRHLQRLYDDLVAASQSKPGMLSKLFGKKDHTPVKGLYFWGGVGRGKTYLVDTFFEALPFKEKVRTHFHRFMKRVHEEMKTLPGEKNPLTIIAKRFSDEARVICFDEFFVSDITDAMILGTLMEELFKNGVTLVATSNIVPDGLYKDGLQRARFLPAIALIKQNTEIVNVDSGVDYRLRHLEQAELFHFPLNEAAHESLRKSFRALTPECTQAVENDKLMIENREIIALRTCDDVAWFEFRQLCDGPRSQNDYIELGKIFHAVILSGVEQMSVTTDDIARRFINMVDEFYDRNVKLIISAEVELKDLYTGGRLNFEFQRTLSRLLEMQSHEFLSRGHKP, from the coding sequence ATGACGCCCCTAGAACGATACCAAGCTGATCTGAAACGCCCTGAATTCTTCCATGACGCGGCCCAGGAAACGGCGGTGCGTCATTTGCAGCGCCTGTACGACGACCTGGTTGCGGCCTCGCAAAGCAAGCCGGGGATGCTCAGCAAGCTGTTCGGCAAGAAAGACCACACGCCGGTCAAGGGCCTGTATTTCTGGGGCGGCGTGGGCCGGGGCAAGACCTACCTGGTCGATACGTTCTTTGAAGCGCTGCCGTTCAAGGAAAAGGTACGGACACACTTCCACCGCTTCATGAAGCGCGTGCACGAAGAGATGAAGACCTTGCCGGGCGAGAAAAACCCGCTGACCATCATCGCCAAGCGTTTCTCCGATGAAGCGCGGGTCATTTGCTTCGATGAGTTCTTCGTCTCCGATATCACCGATGCCATGATCCTCGGCACCCTGATGGAAGAGCTGTTCAAGAACGGCGTGACCCTGGTCGCGACCTCGAACATCGTGCCCGACGGCCTGTACAAGGACGGCCTGCAGCGCGCGCGCTTCCTGCCGGCCATTGCGCTGATCAAGCAGAACACCGAGATCGTCAACGTCGACAGCGGCGTCGACTACCGTCTGCGTCACCTCGAACAGGCGGAGTTGTTCCATTTTCCGCTGAACGAAGCGGCGCACGAAAGCCTGCGCAAAAGCTTCCGCGCCCTCACGCCGGAATGCACCCAGGCGGTGGAAAACGACAAGCTGATGATCGAGAACCGCGAAATCATCGCCCTGCGTACCTGCGATGACGTGGCCTGGTTCGAATTCCGCCAACTGTGCGACGGCCCACGCAGTCAGAACGACTACATCGAACTGGGCAAGATCTTCCACGCAGTGATCCTCAGCGGCGTGGAGCAGATGAGCGTCACCACCGACGACATCGCACGACGGTTTATCAACATGGTCGACGAGTTCTACGACCGTAACGTCAAGTTGATCATCTCGGCCGAAGTCGAGCTCAAGGATCTTTATACCGGTGGCCGCTTGAATTTCGAGTTCCAACGCACCCTGAGCCGCTTGCTGGAAATGCAGTCCCACGAGTTCCTGTCGCGCGGTCACAAACCTTAA
- a CDS encoding GlxA family transcriptional regulator, translating to MQAKDFFHLASLRYGKQQGLGLTPAFETRLVSPDGKSVRSFSDVIMPVDGGLEDADIIVLPAFWDDFDALCARYPQVLPWLREQHARGAVLCGEATGVFWLAEAGLLDGKEATTYWRFFNAFGERFPKVQLNQDKHLTDADNLYCAGGTTSACDLYIYLIERFCGANIAQAVARDILYEVQRSYSPGRIGFGGQKLHQDVIILQIQHWLEEHFADKFRFEDVAREHGMSIRNFMRRFQTATGDKPLHYLQRLRIETAKGLLSGSRKSIKTISYEVGYDDASFFARLFRQHTELSPNQYRQQFQQAA from the coding sequence ATGCAGGCCAAGGACTTCTTCCATCTCGCCAGCCTGCGTTATGGCAAACAGCAAGGCCTGGGCCTGACCCCAGCGTTCGAAACACGCCTGGTGAGCCCCGACGGAAAATCGGTGCGCAGCTTCAGTGACGTGATCATGCCGGTGGACGGCGGCCTGGAAGACGCCGACATTATCGTGCTACCAGCCTTCTGGGATGACTTCGATGCCCTGTGCGCGCGCTACCCGCAAGTGCTGCCGTGGCTGCGCGAACAGCATGCACGGGGCGCGGTACTCTGCGGCGAAGCCACCGGGGTGTTCTGGCTGGCCGAAGCCGGCCTGCTCGATGGCAAGGAGGCGACCACCTACTGGCGTTTCTTCAACGCGTTCGGCGAACGCTTCCCCAAGGTCCAGCTCAACCAGGACAAGCACCTCACCGACGCCGACAACCTGTATTGCGCCGGCGGCACCACCTCGGCGTGCGACCTGTATATCTACCTGATCGAACGCTTCTGCGGCGCCAACATCGCCCAGGCCGTGGCCCGCGACATCCTCTACGAAGTGCAGCGCAGCTACTCGCCGGGACGTATCGGTTTTGGCGGCCAGAAGCTGCACCAGGACGTGATCATCCTGCAGATCCAGCATTGGCTCGAAGAGCACTTCGCCGACAAATTCCGCTTCGAAGACGTCGCCCGGGAACACGGCATGAGCATCCGCAACTTCATGCGCCGCTTCCAGACCGCCACCGGCGACAAGCCGCTGCATTACCTGCAACGGCTGCGTATCGAGACGGCCAAGGGCCTGCTCTCGGGCAGCCGCAAGAGCATCAAGACCATCAGTTATGAGGTGGGTTACGACGATGCGAGTTTCTTTGCGCGGTTGTTCAGGCAGCACACGGAGCTGTCACCGAACCAATATCGGCAACAGTTTCAGCAAGCCGCATAA
- a CDS encoding acyl-CoA dehydrogenase family protein: MIPRTLFSPEHELFRQSVRTFLEKDAAPFHGQWEKQGYIDRNLWSKAGEAGMLCSHLPEEYGGLGADFLYSAVVIEEISRLGLTGIGFSLHSDIVAPYILHYGSEALKHKYLPKLISGEMVTAIAMTEPGAGSDLQGVKTTAVLDGDEYVINGSKTFITNGYLAELVIVVAKTDPKAGAKGTSLFLVESDTPGFAKGKRLEKVGMKAQDTSELFFQDVRVPKENLLGQAGMGFAYLMQELPQERLTVAIGALSSAEAALQWTLEYTRERKAFGKAIADFQNTRFKLAEMATEIQIGRVFVDKCMALHLEGKLDVPTAAMAKYWATDLQCKVLDECVQLHGGYGFMWEYPIARAWADARVQRIYAGTNEIMKEIIARAL; encoded by the coding sequence ATGATTCCGAGAACCTTGTTCAGCCCGGAGCACGAACTCTTCCGCCAGAGCGTGCGCACCTTTCTTGAAAAAGACGCTGCACCGTTTCACGGGCAATGGGAGAAGCAGGGCTACATCGACCGTAACCTGTGGAGCAAGGCGGGGGAGGCGGGGATGTTGTGTTCCCATCTGCCGGAGGAATACGGCGGGCTGGGCGCGGACTTTCTCTACAGCGCAGTAGTGATCGAAGAGATCAGTCGCCTGGGCCTGACCGGCATCGGCTTTTCCCTGCATTCGGACATTGTCGCGCCCTACATCCTGCATTACGGCAGTGAAGCGCTGAAGCACAAGTACCTGCCCAAGTTGATCTCTGGTGAGATGGTCACGGCCATCGCCATGACCGAGCCGGGTGCCGGGTCCGACTTGCAAGGGGTCAAGACCACCGCGGTGCTGGACGGTGATGAGTATGTGATCAATGGCTCCAAGACCTTTATCACCAACGGGTACTTGGCTGAGCTGGTGATCGTGGTCGCCAAGACCGATCCCAAGGCCGGTGCCAAGGGCACCAGCCTGTTTCTGGTGGAGTCCGATACGCCCGGCTTCGCCAAGGGCAAGCGCCTGGAGAAGGTCGGCATGAAGGCCCAGGACACCTCGGAGCTGTTCTTCCAGGACGTGCGGGTGCCCAAGGAAAACCTGCTGGGCCAGGCCGGCATGGGCTTCGCCTACTTGATGCAGGAATTGCCCCAGGAGCGTCTGACTGTCGCGATTGGCGCGCTGTCGTCTGCCGAGGCGGCGTTGCAGTGGACCCTGGAATACACCCGTGAGCGCAAGGCGTTCGGCAAGGCGATTGCCGACTTCCAGAACACCCGTTTCAAGCTGGCGGAGATGGCCACGGAGATTCAGATCGGCCGCGTATTCGTCGACAAATGCATGGCGCTGCACCTGGAAGGCAAGCTGGATGTGCCCACTGCCGCGATGGCCAAGTACTGGGCCACGGACCTGCAATGCAAGGTGCTGGATGAGTGCGTGCAGTTGCACGGCGGCTACGGCTTCATGTGGGAATACCCGATTGCGCGGGCGTGGGCGGATGCGCGGGTGCAGCGGATTTATGCGGGGACCAACGAGATCATGAAGGAGATCATTGCGCGGGCGCTTTGA
- a CDS encoding NADP(H)-dependent aldo-keto reductase — MDYRQLGRTDLNVSAIALGTMTWGEQNSEAEAFAQIERAKAAGINFLDTAEMYPVPPKADTYATTERYIGNYFKSRGDRGDWILASKIAGPGNTIDYIRDGHLRHNRKHIVEALDASLKRLQTDWIDLYQLHWPERSTNFFGQLSYKHKDEDDLTPLEETLEALDEQVKAGKIRHIGLSNETPWGTMKFLALAEARGWTRAVSIQNPYNLLNRSFEVGLAEVAIREQCGLLAYSPLAFGMLSGKYEGGARPAKARLTEYSRFSRYFNPQSEAACSRYVALAREHGLDPAQMALAFVTQQPFVTSNIIGATNLEQLDSNIASADLKLSKEVLEGIEAIQKDHPNPAP, encoded by the coding sequence ATGGATTATCGACAGCTGGGCCGTACGGATCTGAACGTGAGCGCGATAGCCCTGGGCACCATGACGTGGGGCGAGCAGAACAGCGAGGCAGAGGCCTTCGCGCAGATCGAACGGGCCAAGGCGGCGGGGATCAACTTCCTCGATACCGCGGAAATGTACCCGGTGCCGCCCAAGGCCGACACCTATGCCACCACCGAACGCTATATCGGCAATTACTTCAAAAGCCGCGGCGACCGCGGCGACTGGATCCTCGCCAGCAAGATCGCCGGCCCCGGCAACACTATCGACTACATCCGCGATGGCCACCTGCGCCACAACCGCAAGCACATCGTCGAGGCACTGGACGCCAGTCTCAAGCGCCTGCAAACCGACTGGATCGACCTCTACCAATTGCACTGGCCGGAGCGCAGCACCAACTTCTTCGGCCAACTGAGCTACAAGCACAAGGACGAAGACGACCTCACCCCGCTGGAGGAAACCCTCGAAGCCCTGGACGAGCAGGTCAAGGCCGGTAAGATCCGCCATATCGGCCTGTCCAATGAAACCCCGTGGGGCACCATGAAATTCCTGGCCCTGGCCGAAGCCCGTGGCTGGACCCGCGCGGTATCGATCCAGAACCCCTACAACCTGCTCAACCGCAGCTTTGAAGTGGGCTTGGCCGAAGTGGCCATCCGTGAGCAATGCGGCCTGCTGGCTTACTCGCCCCTGGCGTTCGGCATGCTCAGTGGCAAGTACGAAGGTGGCGCACGCCCGGCCAAGGCGCGCCTGACCGAGTACAGCCGCTTCAGCCGCTACTTCAACCCGCAGTCGGAGGCGGCGTGCAGCCGTTATGTGGCACTGGCGCGGGAGCATGGCCTGGATCCGGCGCAGATGGCATTGGCGTTTGTGACACAACAGCCGTTCGTGACCAGCAACATTATTGGCGCCACGAACCTGGAGCAACTGGACAGCAACATCGCCAGTGCTGATCTGAAGCTGTCGAAGGAAGTACTGGAAGGGATTGAGGCGATTCAGAAGGATCATCCGAATCCTGCGCCTTGA
- the rplM gene encoding 50S ribosomal protein L13, with product MTTFTAKPETVQRDWFVVDAAGQTLGRLATEVASRLRGKHKPEYTPHVDTGDYIVIINAEQVRVTGNKAQDKMYYRHSGFPGGIKSSNFEGLISKKPEAPIEIAVKGMLPKGPLGRDMFRKLKVYAGAVHPHAAQQPQELKF from the coding sequence ATGACAACTTTTACTGCAAAACCGGAAACAGTTCAGCGCGACTGGTTTGTCGTCGACGCCGCTGGTCAGACCCTGGGTCGTCTGGCCACTGAAGTCGCCAGCCGTCTGCGTGGCAAGCACAAGCCTGAGTACACCCCTCACGTTGACACCGGTGACTACATCGTGATCATCAACGCTGAGCAGGTACGTGTTACCGGCAACAAAGCGCAAGACAAAATGTACTACCGTCACTCCGGTTTCCCAGGCGGTATCAAGTCTTCCAACTTTGAAGGCCTGATCTCCAAGAAGCCTGAAGCCCCGATCGAAATCGCGGTCAAAGGCATGCTGCCGAAGGGCCCACTGGGTCGCGATATGTTTCGCAAGCTGAAAGTCTATGCGGGCGCTGTACACCCTCATGCTGCTCAGCAGCCCCAAGAACTGAAGTTTTAA
- the rpsI gene encoding 30S ribosomal protein S9, protein MSATQNYGTGRRKTATARVFLRPGTGNISINNRTLDNFFGRETARMVVRQPLELTETVEKFDIYVTVIGGGVSGQAGAIRHGITRALMQYDETLRGALRKAGFVTRDAREVERKKVGLRKARKRPQYSKR, encoded by the coding sequence ATGTCGGCGACTCAAAATTACGGCACTGGCCGTCGCAAAACCGCAACCGCACGCGTTTTCCTGCGTCCGGGCACTGGTAACATCTCGATCAACAACCGCACTCTGGACAACTTCTTCGGTCGCGAAACTGCCCGCATGGTAGTTCGTCAGCCGCTGGAATTGACCGAGACTGTTGAAAAGTTCGACATCTACGTCACCGTTATCGGTGGCGGTGTAAGTGGTCAAGCTGGCGCAATCCGCCACGGTATCACTCGCGCTCTGATGCAGTACGACGAAACCCTGCGTGGCGCTCTGCGCAAAGCTGGCTTCGTGACTCGTGATGCCCGTGAAGTTGAACGTAAGAAAGTCGGTCTGCGTAAAGCGCGTAAGCGTCCGCAGTACTCGAAGCGTTAA
- the petA gene encoding ubiquinol-cytochrome c reductase iron-sulfur subunit, producing the protein MSNDGVNAGRRRFLVAATSVVGAAGAVGAAVPFVGSWFPSAKAKAAGAPVKVNISKIEPGQQMIAEWRGQPVFIVRRTEEILGNLKKIEGQLSDPKSEKSDQPAYAKNEARSIKPEILLLVGLCTHLGCSPTFRPEVAPVDLGKDWVGGYFCPCHGSHYDLAGRVYKSQPAPLNLPVPPHTYETDDLIVIGLDKENA; encoded by the coding sequence ATGAGCAATGACGGCGTGAATGCAGGCCGGCGTCGCTTCTTGGTAGCAGCCACATCCGTGGTGGGTGCTGCAGGAGCGGTGGGGGCTGCGGTCCCGTTCGTGGGGTCATGGTTTCCCAGTGCCAAGGCGAAAGCCGCAGGTGCACCGGTGAAGGTGAATATCAGCAAGATCGAACCAGGCCAGCAGATGATTGCTGAGTGGCGCGGCCAGCCGGTATTCATTGTTCGTCGTACGGAGGAAATCCTGGGAAATCTGAAAAAGATCGAAGGCCAGCTGTCTGACCCCAAATCTGAGAAATCCGACCAACCCGCCTACGCCAAAAACGAAGCACGTTCGATCAAGCCAGAGATTCTGCTGCTGGTCGGCCTGTGTACCCACTTGGGATGCTCACCCACCTTCCGCCCGGAAGTTGCCCCAGTCGATCTGGGTAAAGACTGGGTCGGTGGTTATTTCTGCCCCTGCCACGGCTCCCACTACGATCTGGCGGGTCGCGTCTACAAGTCCCAGCCCGCTCCCTTGAACCTGCCCGTGCCTCCGCATACCTACGAAACTGACGACCTCATTGTCATTGGCCTCGATAAGGAGAACGCGTGA